A stretch of the Leptospira bandrabouensis genome encodes the following:
- a CDS encoding aconitate hydratase, with product MAFDIEMIAARYSKMEAAIAQARKVVGRPLTLTEKILYNHLWDGNPTKSFGRGVDYVDFAPDRVAMQDATAQMALLQFMQAGRKKVAVPSTVHCDHLITAKDESGVDLGIAVKENKEVYDFLSSVSNKYGIGFWKPGAGIIHQVVLENYAFPGGMMIGTDSHTVNAGGLGMVAIGVGGADACDVMAGLAWELKWPKAIGVKLTGKLNGWTSAKDVILKVAGILTVKGGTGAIVEYFGPGAEALSCTGKGTICNMGAEIGATTSTFGYDESMERYLRSTNRSDVADLANKYKAHLTADPEVYVDPSKYFDQVIEIDLNTLEPYVNGPFTPDLATPISKMKEEATKNGWPLKVEVGLIGSCTNSSYEDISRAASLAKQVAAKGLKTKAEFTITPGSELVRYTIQRDGFIDSFHKIGAKVFSNACGPCIGMWSRVGAEKKEKNTIVHSFNRNFQARQDGNPNTYAFVASPEITTALAIAGDLGFNPLTDTLTNEKGEQVKLDPPTGEELPNKGFAVEDAGFVAPAADGSGVQVIVDPTSTRLQLLAPFKAWEGTDLKGLKLLIKAKGKCTTDHISMAGPWLKFRGHLDNISNNLLIGATNIFNGKTNEVKNQLNGNYEPVPQTQRAYKAQGIGSIVVGDENYGEGSSREHAAMEPRHLGVRAVLVKSFARIHETNLKKQGMLALTFANKDDYDKIQEDDVIDIVGLTSFAEGKPLTLVLNHKDGKQEEISVNHTYNAQQIEWFKAGAALNLMKA from the coding sequence ATGGCATTTGATATAGAAATGATTGCGGCACGTTATTCCAAAATGGAAGCGGCCATCGCACAAGCCAGGAAGGTAGTGGGTCGACCCCTCACACTTACAGAAAAGATTTTATACAACCACCTTTGGGATGGAAATCCAACAAAGAGTTTTGGTCGCGGTGTCGACTACGTTGACTTTGCACCAGACCGTGTGGCGATGCAAGATGCAACAGCGCAGATGGCGCTTCTCCAATTTATGCAAGCTGGTCGTAAAAAAGTAGCGGTTCCCTCCACCGTTCACTGTGACCACTTAATCACAGCAAAAGACGAATCCGGTGTGGATCTTGGAATTGCTGTTAAAGAAAACAAAGAAGTATATGATTTTTTATCCTCCGTTTCTAATAAATATGGAATCGGTTTTTGGAAACCAGGTGCTGGTATCATCCACCAAGTGGTTTTAGAAAATTATGCTTTCCCAGGTGGGATGATGATCGGAACAGACTCCCATACAGTAAACGCTGGGGGACTTGGAATGGTTGCCATCGGTGTTGGTGGAGCTGACGCTTGTGATGTGATGGCCGGTCTTGCTTGGGAACTCAAATGGCCAAAAGCCATCGGTGTCAAACTTACTGGAAAGTTAAATGGTTGGACATCCGCAAAAGATGTTATCTTAAAAGTGGCAGGAATCCTCACTGTGAAAGGGGGAACTGGTGCGATTGTAGAATACTTTGGTCCAGGTGCCGAAGCCCTCTCTTGTACTGGGAAAGGTACAATCTGTAACATGGGAGCAGAAATTGGGGCAACCACTTCTACTTTTGGTTATGATGAATCCATGGAACGTTACTTACGATCCACTAACAGAAGTGATGTGGCTGACCTTGCTAACAAATACAAAGCACATTTGACTGCTGACCCAGAAGTGTATGTAGATCCATCCAAATACTTTGACCAAGTGATCGAAATTGATCTTAATACATTAGAACCATACGTAAACGGTCCATTCACTCCAGACCTTGCGACTCCTATTTCCAAAATGAAAGAAGAAGCCACTAAAAATGGTTGGCCACTCAAAGTAGAAGTAGGTCTTATCGGATCTTGCACTAATTCTTCTTACGAAGATATTTCAAGAGCTGCCTCCCTTGCCAAACAAGTGGCTGCCAAGGGTTTAAAAACCAAAGCAGAGTTTACCATCACTCCTGGATCGGAACTAGTTCGATACACCATCCAAAGAGACGGGTTCATCGATTCCTTCCATAAAATTGGAGCGAAAGTTTTCTCTAATGCTTGTGGACCTTGTATTGGAATGTGGTCTCGTGTGGGTGCAGAAAAAAAGGAAAAGAACACCATTGTTCACTCCTTCAATCGTAACTTCCAAGCACGCCAAGATGGAAACCCAAACACTTATGCTTTTGTAGCTTCTCCAGAAATCACTACGGCACTTGCCATTGCTGGGGACTTAGGATTCAATCCACTCACTGACACTTTAACTAACGAAAAAGGCGAGCAAGTAAAACTGGACCCACCTACCGGGGAAGAACTTCCTAACAAAGGTTTTGCGGTAGAGGATGCAGGTTTTGTGGCTCCGGCGGCAGATGGTTCAGGAGTGCAAGTCATTGTAGATCCAACATCCACAAGATTACAACTTCTTGCTCCATTCAAAGCATGGGAAGGCACTGACCTCAAAGGTCTAAAACTCCTCATCAAAGCCAAAGGAAAATGTACAACAGACCATATTTCGATGGCGGGTCCTTGGCTTAAGTTTCGTGGTCACTTGGATAATATTTCCAATAACTTACTCATTGGGGCTACTAACATCTTTAATGGTAAAACCAACGAAGTAAAAAACCAACTGAACGGAAACTACGAACCGGTTCCGCAAACCCAAAGAGCTTACAAAGCACAAGGGATTGGATCCATTGTGGTTGGGGATGAAAACTACGGCGAAGGTTCTTCTAGGGAACATGCGGCAATGGAACCAAGACATTTAGGTGTCAGAGCCGTTCTTGTAAAATCCTTTGCGCGGATTCACGAAACCAACTTGAAAAAACAAGGGATGTTGGCTTTGACTTTTGCAAATAAAGACGACTACGATAAAATCCAAGAAGATGATGTGATTGATATTGTAGGACTCACAAGTTTTGCCGAAGGAAAACCGCTTACACTAGTTCTTAATCATAAGGATGGGAAACAGGAAGAAATTTCTGTGAACCATACTTACAATGCGCAACAAATCGAATGGTTCAAAGCAGGTGCTGCTTTAAACCTGATGAAAGCGTAA
- a CDS encoding FlgO family outer membrane protein yields the protein MNMLHHLGWNLRFKILFFVFVLLSISACYLGDERESKPQKKVVPPLEQLAVSLSEKGFYFQPQRLVVLTFLDQEGKKSPYGEILAEKLTTELVKKDRFQILDRLANQKVLKEAGLGLDSPTDTATLRKIGDVLKLDVIITGIVTPYQDGVFVNTRLIEIKSGLILKADEVYVRIDG from the coding sequence ATGAATATGTTACATCACTTGGGATGGAACTTGCGTTTTAAAATTTTATTTTTTGTTTTTGTCTTACTAAGCATTAGCGCATGTTATTTGGGGGACGAGAGGGAATCTAAACCTCAGAAAAAAGTTGTTCCTCCTCTAGAGCAACTTGCAGTTTCTCTTTCTGAGAAAGGTTTTTACTTCCAACCACAAAGACTTGTTGTATTAACTTTTTTAGACCAGGAAGGCAAAAAAAGTCCGTATGGCGAAATCCTAGCAGAGAAACTCACAACAGAACTTGTGAAAAAAGACAGATTCCAAATCTTAGACCGCTTGGCCAACCAAAAGGTTTTAAAAGAAGCAGGTCTCGGACTTGATTCTCCTACCGACACCGCCACCTTGCGCAAAATAGGCGATGTTTTGAAATTGGACGTTATCATTACAGGAATTGTGACACCATACCAAGACGGAGTTTTTGTCAATACCAGGCTTATCGAAATCAAATCGGGCCTTATCCTCAAAGCGGATGAAGTTTATGTCCGCATTGACGGCTAA
- a CDS encoding class I SAM-dependent methyltransferase has product MKGFLNKKSFGLGKNGKKFDDSYWSDIYGNGLDVDGSYNAKQHAEYLKALFQLMEIPVYKIADFGFGKAILLREMVKTFSPVKVYAVDASKEAYEDLKKKDWVKKSDKYHIYHESLETLKLPKLEKEPVELGICNSVIQYLPDSMIPGVLEKMAKYCNYLYFTVPTNEDYLVMKAEMNFIDPYAFSRSKKKYRKWISRDFEIVGYNLLQSKWLGEKGFKEDFFRI; this is encoded by the coding sequence GTGAAAGGATTCTTAAATAAAAAAAGTTTTGGCCTCGGTAAAAATGGCAAAAAGTTTGATGACTCGTATTGGTCAGATATCTATGGCAATGGTTTGGATGTAGATGGTTCTTATAATGCCAAACAACATGCGGAATACTTAAAAGCACTCTTTCAATTAATGGAAATTCCTGTTTACAAAATTGCCGATTTTGGGTTTGGAAAAGCTATTTTACTGCGAGAGATGGTAAAAACATTTTCTCCCGTAAAAGTATATGCAGTGGACGCATCCAAAGAAGCTTACGAAGACCTAAAGAAAAAAGACTGGGTCAAAAAATCTGATAAGTATCATATTTATCACGAATCTCTAGAGACACTCAAACTCCCCAAATTGGAAAAAGAACCCGTGGAACTTGGGATTTGTAATTCAGTGATTCAGTATTTGCCAGATTCGATGATCCCCGGTGTTTTGGAAAAAATGGCAAAGTATTGTAATTATTTGTATTTTACAGTTCCAACTAACGAAGATTATTTGGTTATGAAAGCAGAAATGAATTTCATTGATCCTTATGCATTCTCTAGGTCCAAAAAAAAATACAGAAAATGGATTTCCCGTGATTTTGAAATAGTAGGTTATAATCTTCTGCAAAGTAAGTGGCTAGGGGAGAAGGGTTTTAAGGAAGATTTCTTTCGAATATAG
- the pnuC gene encoding nicotinamide riboside transporter PnuC codes for MFDLSLIFSKELQIFSVFGNPISLIELLGTSTGLLCVYLASRNHILTWPFGILTSICFFCLFFQIQLYSDMLLQIYFFGSSVYGWIVWRKKTGVYVKIQSIGTSKNLVLVLVILFGTYFLGAVTSRLPIWLPNIFTKPPEFLYWDAFTTVGSIVANFLLAQRKLESWFLWVFVDIVCITIYSLKEIPFVTLEYIVFLLIAFYGCHHWYQEYKLNHHSLE; via the coding sequence ATGTTCGATTTGTCCTTAATCTTTTCAAAAGAACTTCAAATTTTCTCTGTATTCGGTAATCCGATAAGTCTGATTGAACTCCTCGGCACAAGCACAGGACTTCTATGTGTTTACTTAGCCTCAAGAAATCATATCCTTACTTGGCCTTTTGGGATTTTGACTTCTATTTGTTTTTTCTGTTTATTTTTCCAAATCCAACTTTATTCCGATATGTTGTTACAAATTTATTTCTTTGGATCTAGTGTGTATGGTTGGATCGTTTGGCGGAAAAAAACTGGTGTTTATGTAAAAATTCAATCTATAGGTACATCAAAAAACTTGGTTCTTGTTTTAGTGATTCTTTTTGGGACTTATTTCTTGGGAGCAGTTACAAGTCGATTACCAATATGGTTACCAAACATTTTTACAAAACCACCTGAATTCTTGTATTGGGATGCGTTTACCACTGTGGGAAGTATCGTTGCTAACTTTTTACTGGCTCAAAGAAAGTTGGAATCTTGGTTTTTATGGGTGTTTGTAGATATAGTTTGTATCACCATCTATTCCTTAAAGGAAATTCCCTTCGTGACTTTGGAATACATTGTGTTTTTACTCATCGCATTTTATGGATGCCACCATTGGTATCAGGAATATAAACTAAATCATCATTCCTTGGAATGA